Within the Saccharomonospora amisosensis genome, the region ACAGGCCGAGGAACTGCTCGGGGATTCGGTTTCGGCGCTGCTCGGCCAGGACAGCGACCGAGGCGTCGAGGTGGTGGCCGTGCGCACCTCGATCGCCTCGCTTTCGCAGCCCCCTGCCGACGCCCACGACGTCTACCTGCGGCTGCACCTGCTCTCCCACCGGCTGGTCCGCCCGCACGGGCAGAACCTCGACGGAGTGTTCGGCCTGCTGTCCAACGTCGTGTGGACCAACCACGGCCCGTGCCCCGTTGAGGGCTTCGAGACGGCCAGGATGCGGCTGCGGGCGCGCGGCCAGGTGACGGTGTACGGCGTCGACAAGTTCCCTCGCATGGTGGACTACGTGGTGCCCTCCGGGGTGCGGATCGCTGATGCGGACCGGGTGCGCCTCGGTGCTCACCTGGCGAGCGGCTCCACCGTGATGCACGAGGGATTCGTGAACTTCAACGCGGGCACGCTGGGCGCCTCGATGGTGGAGGGCCGGATCTCGGCCGGAGTCGTGGTCGGCGACGGAACCGACATCGGCGGCGGCGCCTCGATCATGGGCACCCTCTCCGGTGGCGGCAAGGAAGTGATCTCGATCGGCGAGCGCTGCTTGATCGGCGCCAACGGCGGTGTCGGCATCTCGCTCGGCGACGACTGTGTTGTCGAGGCAGGCCTCTACATCACGGCGGGCACGAAGGTCAACGTAGAAGGCAAGTCGGTGAAGGCAAGGGAGCTGTCCGGCCTCTCCGGTGCGCTGTTGCGCCGCAACTCGACCACGGGCGCCGTCGAGGTCGTATCCCGTGCGGGCGCTGGTGTCGAGCTGAACGCCGCCCTGCACGCCAACGACTGACCGGGGCCGCCCGCTAGGCCTCGGCGAGCCGAGCGGCCGCGGCTTCGACCCGCTCGTCGGTGGCCGTCAGCGCGATACGCACGTGCTGGCGGCCCTTCGGGCCGTAGAAGGAGCCGGGCGCGACGAGGATGCCGTGCTGGGCGAACCAGTCCACGCTCGCCAGTGCGTCCTCGTCCCGGGTAGCCCACAGGTAAAGGCCCGCCTCGGAGTAGTCGATGCGGAATCCCACCTTCTCCAGCGCCGAGCGCAATACGGCGCGCCGGTTAGCGTAGCGTTCCCGCTGCCCGCGCAGCGCGGTGTCGTCGCGCAGCGCCACGGTCATCGCCTCCTGCACCGGCCTCGGCACGATCATCCCCGCATGCTTGCGCACGGCCAGCAGGTCACGCACGAGCGCGGGGTCGCCGGTGACGAAACCCGCACGGTAGCTGGCCAGGTTCGCCGACTTCGACAACGAATGAACGGCGAGCAGGCCGTCCATGCGTCCACCGTGGACATCGGGATGCAGTATCGAGATGGGTTCGCTCTCCCAGCCGAGCGCGAGGTAACACTCGTCGGAGACGACGATCGTGCCGCGCTCGCGTGCCCACTGGACCACCTTGCGCAGGTGTTCGAGGCCGAGCACTCGCCCCGTCGGATTGGACGGCGAGTTCAGCCACAGCAGCGCGGGCCTGCCGGGGCCGACGGCGGTCACCCCGTCCGAGCGCAGCACCGAAGCGCCTGCCAGCAGGGCGCCCACCTCGTAGGTGGGGTAGGCGAGCTCGGGGATGACCACCATCGAGCCCGGCTTCACGCCAAGCAGTGTCGGCAGCCACGCGACCAGTTCTTTCGACCCGATCGTGGGAAGCACGGCATCCGGGTCGATCCCCTCGACGCCATGCCTACGGCCCAACGCCTCCACAGCGGCCGATCGCAACGCGGCCGTGCCGTGGGTGGTCGGGTAACCGGGGATCTGCGACACCGAGGCCAGTGCCTCGCGCACGGGTTCGGGCACCGGGTCGACCGGTGTCCCGACGGACAGGTCGACGATGCCGCCGGGATGAGCCCGCGCGCGCCGGCTCTGCTCGGCCAGCGAGTCCCAGGGGAAGTCGGGCAGCCGCGAGCGGGTCATTCGCCCTGCGGGGGCAGGTCCTTGATCCACTGCGGGTCGTGAGCCGTCTTACCGACCTTGGACGCCCCGCCGGGAGAGCCGAGCTCGTCGAAGAAGTCGACGTTGGCCTTGGTGTAGGCGCTCCACTCGTCCGGCACGTCGTCCTCGTAGTAGATCGCTTCCACCGGACAGACCGGCTCGCAGGCTCCGCAGTCGACACACTCGTCGGGGTGGATGTAGAGCATCCGCTCGCCCTCATAGATGCAGTCGACGGGGCACTCGTCGATGCATGCCTTGTCGAGCACGTCGACGCAGGGCTCGGCGATCACATAGGTCACTGCGCTCTCCTGCTGGTGGTTTCAGTCCGGCTGGTTGCCGGACACTACGCTGTCTCGCCACGCATCCTAAGCCGAGGGCCCCTGTCGGGGAGGGAAGCGTTTGTCACCGGTAATCACGAATCGCGGCCTCGATTCGGCCGGTTCGGTGCCGGGCTCAGCCGTGGGTTCCGGCTCGTTGTCGACGGCCCTGGCGAAGCTGTCGGAGATTTCCCGCACCAGGTCGGCGTTGTGGCGATCGTCCTTGCGCGCGATACTCATCGGCCCTCCTTACTGGGCTTTTGATACCAATCTAGTCGTGAACGGGGCCGAGCACATCGAACACGCATGCGCCGACGCATGGCAGGCGCTGATCGAGCGAAGGCTCGGCGAGTGGCGGTTGCGGGCCGCGGCGGATCGGGTCGGCACCGAGCGGGTTCCCTTCACCGCCCGCGCCAACAGCGCTCTGGCCGTCGGCGACCCGGGAATCGCGATCACCAGCGCACTCGACGAAGTATGTGAGTTCGCCCACGAGCAACGCATCGAGCCTGTGGTGCAGGTTGTCCACGGCGATCCGGTGGAGTCCGAGTTGCTGCGGTCGGGATGGCGGCCGTATCACGAGCACGCGGTCGGTTGCGAGGTATCGGTCCTGGTCGGGCCGACCGGGCAAGGCGGCGAGGCAGGCGATGAGCGGATACGGATGTTGGACGCGCCGACGGCGGGCTGGTGGGAGCTCACGGTGGACTCGCCTCTGCCAACGACCGCACAGCGACATGTGCTGACCAGCGGTGACCGTGTTGGTTTCGGGGTGGCAGAGCACCAAGCAGGCACAGTGGCGGCGGTGCGCGGCGCCGTGGTCGGCGACCTGCTGCACGTCGCGCGGCTGGCGGTGCGGCAGCGGCTGCGCAGGCGCGGTATCGCGGGCGGACTCATGCGGCGGGTTTCGGCATGGGGGTCCGAACACGGCACTACTCGATGCGTTCTACAGGTCGCTGTCGGTAACAACGGTGCGCTGGCGTTGTACCAGCGCCTGGGATTCCGCGAGCACCACCGTTACCGCTACTGGGTTCCTGGCACGCCGTGGCAGGATCGGGCCCCGTGAAGGTTGTCGTTGTAGTGGGCGGCGTCGGCGGGGCGCGTTTTCTGCTCGGAGTCAAGGCCGCGCTCGGGCTGCCACCGGTGGGCGAGGGCGAGTCACCTCACCAGGTCACCGCGATCGTCAACACCGGTGACGACGTGTGGATGCACGGCCTGCGTGTCTGCCCGGACCTGGACACGTGCATGTACACCCTCGGCGGCGGGATCGACCCCGACCGGGGGTGGGGGCACGCGGGCGAGACCTGGACGGTCAAGGCCGAACTCCAGGCCTACGGTGCTGAGCCCACGTGGTTCTCGCTCGGCGACAAGGACATCGCCACGCACCTGGTCCGCACCCGCATGCTCCGCGCCGGTTACCCGCTCTCGGCGGTGACCGAGGCGCTGTGCGATCGGTGGCGCCCTGGGGCGAGGCTGCTTCCGATGGCCGACGACCGGGTGGAGACCCACGTGGTCGTGGACGACCCGGACGTGCCAGGACAGCGCAAGGCGCTGCACTTCCAGGAATGGTGGGTGCGCTACCGCGCTTCGCTTCGAGCGCACTCGATCGTTCCCGTCGGCGCAGAGGAGGCCACCCCGGCTCCCGGTGTGCTCGAGGCGATCGCTGAAGCCGATGCCGTGCTGTTCGCGCCTTCGAACCCGGTGGTCTCGGTCGGCACCGTGCTGTCGGTTCCCGGGGTGCGGGAGGCGCTGCGCAAGACCGAGGCCGGGATCGTCGGCGTCTCACCGATCATCGGCGGCAGGCCGCTGCGCGGGATGGCCGACGCGTGCCTCACCGCGATCGGCGTGGACACCTCGGCGGAAGCCGTGGGCAGGCTCTACGGGTCGAGACACACGTCGGAGGAAGGGCTGCTTGACGGGTGGCTGGTACACGAGGGCGAGTCGGTCGACGTGCCGGGAGTGGCGGTCAGGGCCGTTCCGCTGCTGATGTCCGGCGTCGACGCGACGGTGAAGATGGCACTTGCCGCGCTGGACTTGTCTGGAGTGGACGTTGACTGACCATGCGGCGCCAAGGCTGGAGATCATGCCGGTCGAGGGATTGCCCGAGTTCCGGCCGGGCGACGATCTCACGGGCGCCATCGCACGGCAGGCACCCTGGTTACGCTCGGGCGACATCGTGGTGGTCACCAGCAAGGTCGTCTCGAAGGTCGAGGGCAGGCTGGTCACCGTGCCGACCGATCCCGAGGAACGCGACGCCGCGAGACGCGCCCTTATCGACGAGGAGTCGGTGCGGGTCATCGCCCGCATGGGCCGCACGCTGATCACCGAGAACCCGCTGGGGATCGTGCAGGCGGCCTCGGGCGTGGACGCCTCCAACGTCGCGGGCGACGCGATCGCACTGCTGCCCACCGACCCGGACGCATCGGCCGCGGCGCTGCGAGCAGGGTTGCGCGAACGGCTCGGCGTCGAGGTCGCCGTGGTCGTCACCGACACGATGGGCAGGGCCTGGCGGCTCGGCCAGACCGACTTCGCGATCGGGTCATCGGGCCTTCGGGTGCTGCATTCCTACGCCGGAGCCGTGGACGGGCAGGGCAACGAGCTGGCCGTCACCGAGGTCGCGGTGGCCGACGAGGTGGCGGCTGCGGCGGACCTGGTGAAGGGCAAGCTCGGTGGCACACCGGTCGCGGTCGTTCGCGGCCTGGCCGTAGGCGACGGCACCGCCACGGCCCGCGATCTGGTGCGGCCGGTTGAGGAGGACCTGTTCCGGCTCGGCACAGCGGAGGCCATCGCGCAGGGACATCGCGAGGCGGTGCTGCTGCGCCGGTCGGTTCGGGAGTTCACCGACGAACCGGTTGACCCGGAACTGGTGCGCGCAGCCGTGGCGGCTGCGCTCACCGCGCCCGCGCCACACCACACCCGGCCGGTGCGGTTCGGCTGGCTACGCAACCGTGGGCAACGGGACAAGTTGCTTGAGGCGATGCGGGACGCCTGGCGGGCGGACCTGATCGGCGACGGCTTCACCGACGAGCAGATCGCCAAGCGGCTGCGCAGGGGCGATGTGCTGTTCGAGGCACCCGAGGTGGTTGTGCCGTTCCTGGTACCGGAGGGCGCCCACAACTATCCGGACCAGCGGCGCAACGCCTGTGAGCACACGATGTTCACCGTCGCCGGTGGCGCGGCGGTGCAGAACCTGCTGGTGGCTCTCGCGGCCGAGGGCCTCGGCTCGTGCTGGATCTCCTCGACGATCTTCGCCCCGGAAGTGGTTCGAACCACACTGGGACTGGACTCGTCGTGGCAACCGCTCGGTGCGGTCGCCATCGGGCACCATGCCGGGCCACGACACCCGCGCGAGCCACGCGAACTGGACGAGGGCCTGATCGAATGGTGAGCGCACTACACATCAACGCCACCGCGGCCCTGCGGGCGTGGCGGCCCTACGAGGCCGCGCAGGAGTCACTGCGGCAGAGCTACCTCGGCTTTCTCGCGGCGCGGGAGGACGCCTGTGAGCGGTCGTGCGCCCCAGGGCACCTGACCGCCTCGGCTGTGGTGTTGGACGAGCCGGGCGAGCGGGTGCTGCTTACCCTGCATCCCCGGGTCGGCAGGTGGCTTCAGCTTGGAGGTCACTGCGAACCGGAGGACTCCTCGCTGGCGGATGCCGCGCTGCGGGAGGCGCGCGAGGAGTCCGGCATTGAGGAGCTGACGCTGGACCCAGAGCCCGTTCGTCTCGAGGTGCACCCGATCACGTGCTCGCTGGGCGCCCCGACCCGGCACTTCGACGTGCAGTTCGTGGTGCGGGCTCCACGGGAAGCGCAGCCGGTGGCAAGCGACGAGTCGGACGACCTGCGCTGGTGGCCGGTACACGCGTTGCCCGAGGGCACAGAGGAGCTCACGGAGTTGATCGCGGCGGCGCTCGATCGCCGCCGCACCGGCTTGACTTCGCCGCGGCCACCGCGTCACCTTGGCTGACACAACGAACGGCACAACCCGGGGGGTTGCAGGTGACCTCGTACGCAGCGGAGGGTCGTCGGGCCCCGTTCGCGACCGGAACGAGGGTCCAACCATGATCGTCAAGATCGACCCGGCGGCGAAAACCCCGCCGTACGAGCAGGTCCGCTCCATCCTCGCCAGGCAGATCAACGACGGCACGCTCGCGGTGGGCAGCAAGCTGCCGACGGTTCGGCAGTTGGCGACCGACCTCGGGATCGCTCCCAACACGATCGCGCGGGCCTACCGGGAACTGGAGGAGGCCGGACTCATCGAGACCAGGGGCCGCGCCGGCAGTTTCGTGGGCTCCTCCGGCGACGAGAGCAGGCAACGAGCACGCGAGGCCGCCGCCCGGTACGCCGCCACCACTCGCGGCCTCGGGCTGTCCGGCCGGGAAGCACTCGCCATCGTCAGCGCCGCACTCGAAGAACCGTCCCGGTAGGTCTCACGGCACCTGGAACTCGGAGTCGCGCAGGTCGGTGATCGCCATGTGCCCGGGCGCGTGTCCGATCGCGAAGGGCGGTTTGGAACGCATCACGGCCGCCTGCGGCGTCACCCCGCACGCCCAGAACACCGGGACCTCACCGGGCCGAATCTCCACGGCGTCTCCGAAGTCGGGGCAGGCGAGGTCGTCGATGCCGAGCAGGCCGGGAGCTCCGACGTGGACGGGAGCACCGTGCACGGCCGGGTAACGCGAGGTCACCCGCACCGCCGTTGGCACGAGCTCGGCCGGGACGGGGCGCATCGACACCACGAGTGGGCCCGACAGCGCCCCGGCTGGCCTGCACTCCCGGTTCGTGCGGTACATCGGCACGTTGGTCCCCATGTCGATGTGCCGCACCGGCACCCCGGCCTGCTGCAACGCCGCCTCGAAGGTGAAGCTGCACCCGATGAGGAACGACACGAGGTCGTCACGCCACAGCGAGGTGACCTCCGTGCGCTCGTCCACCAGTTGCCCTTCCCGGTAGACGCGGTAGCCAGGCAGGTCGGTGCGCAGGTCCCCGGCGAAGACGGAAGCGCTGGTCTGTCCCGGCTCGGTCACGTCGAGCACCGGGCACGCCTTCGGGTTGCGCTGGGCGAACAACAGGAAGTCGTAGGCGTGCTCGCGGGGCAGACTCAGCAGGTTGGCCTGTGTCCATCCCGGGCAGTAACCGGACGTCGGCACCCGCAGGCCCGCCCTGAACTTCTGTCTGGCTTCGGCAGGCGAAAGCATCACGGCCTCATCTTCTTCTCTACCCTCTCCTCTTCAGCAGTGTGAATCGCAGCCGCATCCCTGGACGGGCTTGCGCCGCCTTGTCGACGTCGGCGGCCACGACCACGGCGATAACCGGGTAGCCGCCCGTCACCGGGTGGTCGGCGAGGAAGAGCGTCGGCCTGCTCGAGGGCGGCACCTGCAGTGCGCCCGCCACCATGCCTTCGCTGGGCAACTCTTCGTCGCGCACCCTTGGCAGTGCGGGCCCGTCGAGCCGGATGCCGACCCGGTTGCTCTGTGCTGTCACCTCGTACCGAGAGCCGAGGAGGGTGGCGAGCGCGCCTTCGGCGAACCAGTCGTCCCTCGGACCCGCCATCACGCCCAGCATCAGTTCGTCGGCGGGTGGCTCACGAACGGGGGCGAAGCCGATGGGCGGCCACTCCGAGGGCGGTGGCCCGACCGGCAGCACCGTGCCCGCCCGCAGCGGTTCGGGGCCGAGCCCCGCGAGCACGTCGGTCGAACGCGAACCCAGCACCGGCTCGACGGCGACGCCGCCGCGCACTGCCACGTAGTTGCGCAGGCCCTTGCTCGTCATGCCCAGCCGCAGCACCGAACCCGACGGCACCCGCAGCACGGTGTTGGTCGCCGCACCCCTGCCGTCGATGGACACAGGGCAGGTCGCCCCGGTGATCACCACGGTGAGGTCACGCAATGCCCGCGCGGCGAATCCCCCCAAGGTCACCTCGACGGCCGCCGCGTCCTCCTCGTTGCCCGCCAGCCGGTTGGCCAGCCGTAACGCGCCGCGGTCGGCCGCGCCGGAAACGCCGACCCCGATGGCAGCGAGGCCGGGGCGCCCGAGATCCTGGACCGTCGCGAGCAGCCCCGGCTCGAGCACCTCCAACCCGTGGTTCACGCGACCTCCTGGAACCTGACTCGAACGCCGGGACGCAGCAACGCGGGTGGGTCCCGGTCGACGCGCCACATCTCCAACTCGGTACGCCCGATGAGTTGCCACCCGCCGGGTGACTCGCGGGGGTAGACGCCACTGAAGGCGCCCGCGAGTGCGACGGCGCCCGAGGGCACCCGCGTGCGCGATTCCGTGCGCCTCGGCACCTCCAGCCGGTTGGAGTCGCAGGTGAGATACCCGAACCCGGGGGCGAACCCACCGAAGGCGACCGTCCACTCGACGCCGGTGTGTTCCGCGATCACCTGCCGGGGCGTGAGGCCCGTCAGTCGGGCGACCTCGTCCAGGTCCTCACCGTCGTAGCTGACCGGGATAACCAGCGACTCGCTGTCGTGCGAGGTCGTCTCCGCGGGGCGGACCCGCCGCACGACCTGCTCGATCTCCGCCACGTCGGCGCGGAGCGGGTCAAGCCGCAGCAGCAGCGTTCTCGCGGCCGGGACGAGATCGAGCACCCCAGGTGGCGGCGCTTCGCGCAGCGCCGCATGCAGCCTCCGCACCTCGTCGAGATCGTCGAGTTCGACGAGCAGTCCCGAATCAGCACACGGCAAAACACGCATAGCCAACTCCACAGTCTCGCGATCCAGCTCAGCCGCGGCTCGGCACCCTTCCGGCCGGGTGGACCGAACCGAGCGGGGCACCACCCGTCGCGACGACACGAAGCGTGTTCGTCTCCTTCACGATGGGACCTCCCGTTTGGATGTGGTGCACAACGAACGGTACAGAGTTGTTGAACAATCCTGCAAGACTCTTGTCGAACTCGCATGTAAGCTGCGAACGACAGCCGATCGGAGGGGTGCATGACTGCCACAGACCCGTGGGTGGACCTCCTCGCGGGCGACCGCTCGCTGCTGGACCGCACCAGCACCGCCGAGCGAGTGGCCGACGTGCTGCGCCAACGCATCATCGAGGGCGGCCTGCCACCCGGCACCCGGCTGTCGGAGGAGAACGCGGGTCGCGCCCTGTCGGTATCACGCAACACTCTCCGCGAGGCGTTCCGGCTGCTGGTGCACGAACGGCTGCTTGTCCACGAGTTCCACCGCGGGGTGTTCGTCCGGGTGCTCAGCGCCGAAGACGTGGTGGACCTCTACCGCATCCGGCGAATGCTGGAGACGAGCGCGGTGCGCCACGCGGACAGCGCTGGTCCGGCCCGGCTTGCCGCGCTCGACCAGGCGGTGAGCGCGGGCGAGTTGGCCTCCCAGGAGCAGCGCTGGCTCGACGTGGGCACCGCCAACATGCGTTTCCACCAGGCCATCGCGGGGTTGGCGGAAAGCCCGAGGGTGGATGAGATCATGGGACAACTACTCGCCGAACTGCGGCTGGCTTTCCACGTCATGTCCCGGCCACGCGAGTTCCACGAGCCCTACCTCGAACTCAACCGCACCATCACGGAGCTGATCGGGCAGGGTCGGCTCGCCGAGGCCGAGGCAAGGCTGGCCGAGTACTTCGACGTCGCCCAGGAACAGCTGGTGGACGCCTACCGTCAGATCGCGCGGTAGTCCCTGACGGCGTGCCTCGGGCCGAACCTGGGACGGGAGAACCCGGCCGCCTCCAGGTAGCGCACGGCGCGCTGCCGCTGCGGGAAATACGGCGCGAGCACGGCGTGCATTCCTTCGTCGTCCAGCTCCCGGCCGAGCAGCGCGTGGCCGACGATCGCGGGAACGTGGAAGTCACCGAAACTGACCGCGTCCGGATCGCCCCACGCCCGCTGCGCGATCTCCGCGGCGGTCCAGACACCGATTCCCGGTACCTGCCGTAGCAGCGCCCTGCCCTCGGCGCCCCGCAGCCCGCTCGCGCCCTCCAGCCGGTGCGCCACGCGGGCGGCGGCGACAAGCGCGCCTCGACGGCTGCTGTCCACACCGACCTTGTGCCACTCCCAGTCGGTGATGGAGCGGATGGCGAGCGGGGTAGGTGGCACCCGCATTCCGTGCGGCGCCGGCCCCGGCGCCGGCTCGCCGAACCAGCGGCACAGCTCTCGCCAGGAGCGGCGCGCCTCGTGGCTGGTGACCTTCTGCTCCAGCACGGCAGGTACCAGCGCGTCCCACACCCGCCCCGTCGCGCCGAGCCGCAGCCATGGCAGCCTTCGCCTGGCCATGGCCACGGCGTCGTGATGAGCGACGAAGCCGGTGTCGTCATCGTCGGCACCAAGCAGCGCCGGAAGCCCGTCGAGCAGTGCCCTGGCGCCCTGGCCCCACGCACGTGCCTGCACAACACCGTCCGTGCGCGGCCGCAGCACCATGGTCGCGGCGCCCTCGACGGTGTTCGCGGTGAGCCAGGTGAGCCCGCTGTCCTCATGCCGCAGGCAGGGGTCACCTCGCCCTCTCCGCGACGGGGCCAGCACGCCCGCGATGTCGGTACGGAAAGCAGGCCGGTAGTTCCTGGTGAGTTCAGGCATCACTGGAGAACCGGATAGAGCGGTCCGGCAGCGTTACCCGTGGCCACACGCGGGCGCCGTCGAGCAGTTCACAGCCCGAACCAACCACCGCGCCGTCACCGAGCACCACTCCACGCAAGACCGCGCCCTCACCGACCCGTGCACCCGCACCCAGCACCGAACGGTCCACCACAGCGCCGTCGGCGACCTGCGAGTCGGGAAACAGCACCGAACCCGCCACGCGGGCGCCCGCACCCACCGTCGCACCCGGCCCAACGCTCGACCCTTCGCAGATGTCGGCATCGCCAGCCACCTCGGCGCCTTCGAGCACCAACCGATCCCCGATCGGGCCAGGTAACGCGGAACTCGGCGCGATCCCGCGCACCAGATCGGCCGAGCCACGCACGAACGCCTCCGGCGTGCCGACATCCAGCCAGTAAGACGTATCGACGTAGCCCTGCAGGTGCGCGCCGTCGGCCAGCAGGCCGGGGAAGGTTTCCCGTTCCACCGAGACCGGCCTGCCCGTCGGCATCTTCTCGATCGTCCGCCGCCGGAACACGTAGCAGCCCGCGTTGATCTGGTCCGTCGGCGCCTCGGCGGACTTCTCCAGGAACGCCGTGACCCGGCCGTCGCCGTCGGTGGGTACCGAACCGAACCGGCTGGGATCGGCGACCCGTTGCAGGTGCAGCGTCACGTCGGCCCCCGCCGTACGGTGGGTGTCGACCAGCGCGCCGAGGTCGGCACCGGAGAGGATGTCGCCGTTGAAGATCACCGCGTCGTCGGCGCGCAGCCGGTCGGCGACGTTGCGGATCGCGCCGCCGGTGTCGAGCGGTTCCTCCTCCACGACGTAGTCGAGCTCGAGGCCCATGGCAGAGCCGTCCCCGAAGTAGTCCCGAAAGACCTCCGCACGGTAGGAGGTGCCGAGCACCACATGCGTGATTCCGGCGTCGCTGATCCGGGAAAGCAGGTGGGAGAGGAAGGGGGCGCCCGCGGTGGGCAGCATGGGCTTTGGCGCCGACAGCGTCAGCGGGCGCAGGCGCGTGCCCTTACCGCCCACAAGGACGACGGCGTCAACTCCGGAAACGGATGTCATCGCGTGCAACCCTCCATTCCTGGCTCGGATGCGGTGACAAAACCGGGGGAAGGCCTAACGGTCACCGGGCCAGAGGGCCTACCCTAGACAGCAAGGCGGCGGCCCCGTTGAGAGAGGGCCCTCGGTGAGATTACGGGGAGGCGAGGAGATGGATCCCCGCGATCGGGCGGACGCCGTGCTCTCCCGCGCACAGGCACGTCACGGTGTTGTCACTCCCGACAACATGACATCGCCCATGGACGCCGCGAACACCCAGCAGCTCCCCAGATCCTTCGTGAACCGCATCGACGAGACCGATCCGGACAGCACGACGGTGCTGCCGTCTTCGATGATCAGGGAGAACGACAGCCACCTCGCCGAGCCCGCACCGACCACGCGGCTGGAACCGCCGCAGGGCCACCAGGAGCCAGCGACCGGGGAAACCGAGATCACCGGATTGGTACCGACCACCAGGACAAGGCCGGCACAATCGAACGTCGCCCGCAGGCTCGAGGGGCTGTAACCGGGGGTCAGCCGCGCCGGGTCTCCAACCGCAACCGCACCGCCAGTCCCGCACGGATCGCCAACAGCAGCGGTTTCCACAACACGCCACGATGACGGTCGGCCAGGTAACGGTAGGCGCTCTCGTGGTGCGCGGCGAGCATCCGTGCCGAGGCCTTGGACGTCGCCTGCCCTCCGATGTGCATCACGCTCGCCGAGGGCACGTACACGTTGAGCCAGCCCGCCCTACCCAACCGGTCCCCGAAGTCGACGTCCTCGAAGTACATGAAGTACCTCGGGTCGAACCCGCCGACCGAGTCGAACGCCACCCGCCTGACCAGCTGGCACGAGCCGGAAAGCCACTCCGTGGTGCGCTCGCTCGGCAACGCCCTGTCCTGCCGGTAGGCACGCGTCCACGGATTGCTGGGCCACACCTTGCCCAGCAGCGCGTGCCCGATCCCGCGACCGAGCGAGGGCAGCAGCCGGGCCGACGGGTAGACGCTGCCGTCCGGCTCGCGGATCAGCGGGCCGAACGCCGCGCCCCTCGGCCACCGCCGCGCCACTTCCAGCAGCGCGTCCAGCGAGCCGGGGTCCCATTCCAGGTCCGGGTTTGCGATCACCACCCAGCCGACGTGGTCGTCGAGTTCGGCCACACCGCGGTTGATCGCCCCGCCGTAGCCGAGATTGCCACCGGTGGGCACCATCCGGACGTGTTCCCGCTCGGCCGCCCGCTCCGGCGCGCCGTCGACCGAGCCGTTGTCGGCGAGCACCACGGTCACGTCACGGTCGGTCGCCTTGTCCAGGGTGTCGAGGAAGCGTTCGAGAGTCTCGCCGGGCGAGTACGTCACGGTCACCACCGCGACGCCGTCGCCGTAGGTCTTCGGCTCGGTCACGCCGACATTGTGCACCCATCACGGTGAGTGGTTGGTCGGCGGTCGTCAGTGCCGGAAAGGGTCCGCGACCGCGAGTCAGCCCCTGCGTGCGCGGTGTTTGTGCCAGGCACGGTCGTATGCCTCACGATGCCGTTCCGCGCTGGTTGCCCACGAGAACTCCTTGGCCCTGCGCTGAGCGGCCTCGGCGAGCACGGCGCGGCGTGACGGATCGTCGAGCAACTCGCGAAGTGCCG harbors:
- the dapD gene encoding 2,3,4,5-tetrahydropyridine-2,6-dicarboxylate N-succinyltransferase, which codes for MSEQTPNPDTTGATGVGLATVTGDGTVLDTWFPHPKLTAAASGGTERLTEAQAEELLGDSVSALLGQDSDRGVEVVAVRTSIASLSQPPADAHDVYLRLHLLSHRLVRPHGQNLDGVFGLLSNVVWTNHGPCPVEGFETARMRLRARGQVTVYGVDKFPRMVDYVVPSGVRIADADRVRLGAHLASGSTVMHEGFVNFNAGTLGASMVEGRISAGVVVGDGTDIGGGASIMGTLSGGGKEVISIGERCLIGANGGVGISLGDDCVVEAGLYITAGTKVNVEGKSVKARELSGLSGALLRRNSTTGAVEVVSRAGAGVELNAALHAND
- the dapC gene encoding succinyldiaminopimelate transaminase → MTRSRLPDFPWDSLAEQSRRARAHPGGIVDLSVGTPVDPVPEPVREALASVSQIPGYPTTHGTAALRSAAVEALGRRHGVEGIDPDAVLPTIGSKELVAWLPTLLGVKPGSMVVIPELAYPTYEVGALLAGASVLRSDGVTAVGPGRPALLWLNSPSNPTGRVLGLEHLRKVVQWARERGTIVVSDECYLALGWESEPISILHPDVHGGRMDGLLAVHSLSKSANLASYRAGFVTGDPALVRDLLAVRKHAGMIVPRPVQEAMTVALRDDTALRGQRERYANRRAVLRSALEKVGFRIDYSEAGLYLWATRDEDALASVDWFAQHGILVAPGSFYGPKGRQHVRIALTATDERVEAAAARLAEA
- the fdxA gene encoding ferredoxin gives rise to the protein MTYVIAEPCVDVLDKACIDECPVDCIYEGERMLYIHPDECVDCGACEPVCPVEAIYYEDDVPDEWSAYTKANVDFFDELGSPGGASKVGKTAHDPQWIKDLPPQGE
- a CDS encoding GNAT family N-acetyltransferase, giving the protein MNGAEHIEHACADAWQALIERRLGEWRLRAAADRVGTERVPFTARANSALAVGDPGIAITSALDEVCEFAHEQRIEPVVQVVHGDPVESELLRSGWRPYHEHAVGCEVSVLVGPTGQGGEAGDERIRMLDAPTAGWWELTVDSPLPTTAQRHVLTSGDRVGFGVAEHQAGTVAAVRGAVVGDLLHVARLAVRQRLRRRGIAGGLMRRVSAWGSEHGTTRCVLQVAVGNNGALALYQRLGFREHHRYRYWVPGTPWQDRAP
- the cofD gene encoding 2-phospho-L-lactate transferase; this encodes MKVVVVVGGVGGARFLLGVKAALGLPPVGEGESPHQVTAIVNTGDDVWMHGLRVCPDLDTCMYTLGGGIDPDRGWGHAGETWTVKAELQAYGAEPTWFSLGDKDIATHLVRTRMLRAGYPLSAVTEALCDRWRPGARLLPMADDRVETHVVVDDPDVPGQRKALHFQEWWVRYRASLRAHSIVPVGAEEATPAPGVLEAIAEADAVLFAPSNPVVSVGTVLSVPGVREALRKTEAGIVGVSPIIGGRPLRGMADACLTAIGVDTSAEAVGRLYGSRHTSEEGLLDGWLVHEGESVDVPGVAVRAVPLLMSGVDATVKMALAALDLSGVDVD
- a CDS encoding coenzyme F420-0:L-glutamate ligase, producing the protein MTDHAAPRLEIMPVEGLPEFRPGDDLTGAIARQAPWLRSGDIVVVTSKVVSKVEGRLVTVPTDPEERDAARRALIDEESVRVIARMGRTLITENPLGIVQAASGVDASNVAGDAIALLPTDPDASAAALRAGLRERLGVEVAVVVTDTMGRAWRLGQTDFAIGSSGLRVLHSYAGAVDGQGNELAVTEVAVADEVAAAADLVKGKLGGTPVAVVRGLAVGDGTATARDLVRPVEEDLFRLGTAEAIAQGHREAVLLRRSVREFTDEPVDPELVRAAVAAALTAPAPHHTRPVRFGWLRNRGQRDKLLEAMRDAWRADLIGDGFTDEQIAKRLRRGDVLFEAPEVVVPFLVPEGAHNYPDQRRNACEHTMFTVAGGAAVQNLLVALAAEGLGSCWISSTIFAPEVVRTTLGLDSSWQPLGAVAIGHHAGPRHPREPRELDEGLIEW
- a CDS encoding NUDIX hydrolase is translated as MVSALHINATAALRAWRPYEAAQESLRQSYLGFLAAREDACERSCAPGHLTASAVVLDEPGERVLLTLHPRVGRWLQLGGHCEPEDSSLADAALREAREESGIEELTLDPEPVRLEVHPITCSLGAPTRHFDVQFVVRAPREAQPVASDESDDLRWWPVHALPEGTEELTELIAAALDRRRTGLTSPRPPRHLG
- a CDS encoding GntR family transcriptional regulator; this translates as MIVKIDPAAKTPPYEQVRSILARQINDGTLAVGSKLPTVRQLATDLGIAPNTIARAYRELEEAGLIETRGRAGSFVGSSGDESRQRAREAAARYAATTRGLGLSGREALAIVSAALEEPSR